The window CCAACCATGTGTTGTATCGGACTACTCGGATCACACCAGCTTTTAATTGTTTGGCAACctcttctttaatcttatcactGATATCTTTTTGGAattttctttgcttttgttggATAGGTGGACAACCGGGATAAGTTGGCAACTTGTGTACCACTAGATCAACACTTAGTCTTGGCATATCATCGTAAGACCAGGCAAACACGTCTTTAAATTCAGACAAGAGTTGGATCAATGCATCTCTAGTTTTTTCCTCGACGTGAATGCTTATCATGGTCTCTCTGATCTCTTTTGAACTGGCTTGGTTTCATTTAGGTTtcgcttaggcttattctcaaattgttccaATTCTAAATTTATTTCCCTAAAAACCTCATCTTCTTCATATTCtagttcttgattcattatttcggggttagacaacgttttaggatctgggcatgaagtccgtaAGCATGGCATGTTATTTAAGTCTGCATTattagaactgaaaagagaaagataagaaaaatagcaaaatcaAAAAGAATAACAGGAAAAGATTCATAGacgatgaaatattaatttcatttcatTGAAATTTGAAGATAGAAGGGCTTACATCGGAATTTAAAAAGACAATAAAACTAAAGACATTCGAGTTACACCCTAAAATAACTCGGAATGTAGAAAAGATGGCAAGACTAAACTACCGGGATTCCCGCCTGACTGGGAATGGAGTAGCCTACCAGTTTTGCAACTTAGCATTAGGCCCCATGTATTGCACCTCAGTAGTGCTCGAGCCTTCGCCTGGTTGGACCATGTGGACTTCATAGAGCATTTTCCTCATTGCTTCACAAATATCCTCAATTTCATCGTCCATAaagtcctcttcttcttcttctatataTCTTGGCTTAACAAACAATTTGGCGAGGTGTGGGATTGGCTGAGGAAAAACCCACCCATCTTTCTTACGTTTATCGGCCCATTTTTCGTCGACATCGATGTCTTGGAAACCTATGCCAAAGAATTTCTTGTTGGCAGCCAAGGTGACGGGGTTCTGTGATGCCCTGTAAGGATACCCCGAGCCCTTTTCCAGGTTTGTACCCATGCTTGATCATTTTGCTGGCGACCATGATTGATGCGCTTGATAAACAAGGTAGAGGGCATGGGGTTCCTTCCTTGCACTGGTCGGCGAGCACAATTTCAAAGGCTTGGTAGATGATGTGCTCACTTCCGTCTCTTGCCTCATGGTATGGGACTGATAGGTCCCTGTAGATTGACTGTTCATCTTCTGCATGGACCACTATTTCTTGGTTATCATGTTCAAACTTGACTATGGAGAGTAGAGGGCACGACTCCTGCTGCATGGGTCCATGGTCTTTCTAACAGAAAGTTATAGGAAGTGTCCATGTCCAGAACTTTGAATGCTACTTCAAAATCTACGAGGCCAATGGTTAGGATTAAGTCAATATCCCCTATCATGTCCCTCTTGACACCATCGAAAGAACGCACGCAAACATTATTTGGTTTGATCCTTTCAGTCCCAATTTACATCCTCTGTAATGTTGATAGAGGGCAAATATCGACTTCAAACATGCCGTCCAACATGATTCTTTTCACATAATATCCCTCACACTTGACAGTCAAGTGAAGGGCCTTGTTGTGGGCGGCTCCTTCGGGAGGCAAGTCATTTCGGCTGAAGGAGATTCGGTTGACCTCAAAAACTCGCTCTGCCATTCTTTTAAACTGTTTAACCGTGGTCTCAATTGGAACATACGCCTCATTCAGCGTCTTTAGAAGCACTTTTTGGTGTTCGTTTGAGCTCATCAGTAAAGACAATAGTGAAACCTGGGAAGGGGCTTTTCTTAGTTCCTCAATTACATCATACTCCGAGGTTTTCATCTTTCGGAAGAATTCCTCCGCTTCTTCAGCAGTTACAAGATTTTTGAGGGGGAAATGCTTTTGCTTGGTTTTGTTAAATTCTTCTGGGTTATGATACTTCCCAGATTGGCTTGTTTCATTCACTTCCCCCTTAACTTACTTCCCTTTGTATGTGACAATTGTCTgattgtagttccaagggatggcAGTAGTGTCTTTTATGGGATTTTATGGCATTCGGCTGATGATCAAAGGCTCATCCAGCCTAGGTGGAATGACTGGACTCCGTGCCACGTAAGTCCCTTTTGGTACATACATTTTGGCAGATTTGGTGTGGTTTTCCTCTGCTCCAATATCTTGGGAAGGCTTAACATGAGTTGTCCCTTTCTGGGGACTTTTGGGACGTAGAAATTGGCCTCTTTGGCAGGTGTTGTCCCTGTCTTTGCTTCCCCatccttttctttattttggggAGTGGAATTCATCTTTTTCTCATTCCTAACCTGTTTTGCCTCTGCTTTAGGTTTCTTCTCTGAATCAGCAATGGAAATAATCGCTTTTAATGCGGGGTCAAATTCTTTGTCTTCAAAGATCATCCCGATGACTAGACCGTTGTTATGGGATGGTAATGGGTTGTTGGTTACATTGGGGACTTCCTCATCCCTTAGCACTACCCTTTTCTGTTTGATCAGGTTCTCGACTGCTCTCTTAAGGGtccaacaatcttcagtatcatgcccTTCTGCCCCTGAGTGATAAGAACACCTGGTACTTGGCCTGTAGGATGGAGATTCTAGGTTTTGTCTGTTCGGCGGTACAAGCTGCAACAGGCCCATTTGGATTAATTTCGGGAAGAGGGTGGAGTACGACTCACCAATGGGTGTGAAGTCAGCTTTTCTAGGTGGTTTATGGGGATGGGTGTTATATTGGTAATTATTCTATGGTGGACGGGAATTATACGGAGCTTTGTGAGGAGGGTTATTTCTTGGAGGTGGAGCTCTGCTCTGATTGTAATATTGCTATGGCCAGGTGTACGGTTGAGCGTTCATTACTGAATAAGGATGAGGGGTCATAGCATATGCTGCATCCTGGTGGGGGTAATAATGTTGCGAGGCCCTAGAAGGTGGACCAGAATAATCCCGGGGTCGCCGAGAGTTTCTTAAgctcgaagccatcatggctctctCTTATTTTTTCTTCGGTCTTGCTAAACTTCCTGAGCCTCTCTGAATGGCTTGGGAAGTGGCTCTTAAAGCTGATTGACTTAAGATACGGCTCGATTTTAGGTCATTTTCTACCATTTCTCCAATTTTAGTGGCCTCTGCGAACGGTTTGCCCATGGCATACATCATGTTTTGGAAATAATCGGTCTCTTGGGCCTGCAAGAAGACACTGACCATCTCGGTCTCATCCATCGGGGGTTTTACCCTGGTCGCTTGTTCACGCCATTTGATAGCGTATTCTCGGAAGCTTTCCGAGGCTTTCTTTTTGAGGTTGGATAAAGAATTTCTGTTCGGAACTATGTCCATGTTGTATTGGAATTGCTTTACAAAATCCCGGGCCAGGTCATCCCATATGTACCAATGGGAGATAGATTGGTCTATATACCATTCAGAAGCGATTCCGGTGAGGCTCTCTCCGAAGTAGGCCATTAACAGCTACTCTTTTCCACtagcacccctcagctggttacAATATCGCTTTAAGTGAGCAATCAGGTCTCCATGCCCGTCATATCTTTCAAACTTTGGTGTCTTAAAGCCTACAAGTAAATGCacgtgagggaacatgcatagatcagCATATGACACGCTCTTTTGACCACTCAAACCTTGTATATTCTTGAGGCTTTGCTCAATACTTTTCATTTTTCGTACTATCTCCTCTTGTTCAGGATTCCTCAAGACTCTCTCCTGTTCTACGGGAGATTCAAATTGTGGGTGTTGAAGATAGAAGTTTGGGGTAACCCGAGCGGTATCCAATTGGAATTGGGGAGCTTGGAAAGTAAAAGTTGATGGTTCGAAGGTTTGTCGAGGCAGCGTTGGTTGAGACATACTAGAAGCTGGTGGTGTTGTGAACACGCTAGATGGTATTCCTGAAGATGGTGCCTGGGGCGAACCTCAGAAGGCATTCCAGTGAAGTTTGTTGACATGGTGGGGAACCCAAATGGCATGAATGGGTTGGCTACTGAGATAGGGACATTTGTAGTTCCTCCCGTCCTTGGGATTAACTCGGGGAAACTAGGGATAGTACTGGGCGGCTCCCTGCCATTGGACCATGCATTCCACATTTCTAACATGCGGCATCTTAATCGCCTATTCTCCTCAGCAGTTGCTGACTCAAGCTGTGGGATAACTGATGCATGGCTCTCTTCAGGCTCAACGATAGGTAGGTGACTCTCTGAGGCCATGGCGATACTTCCTTTAGATCTCGTGAAATAAGGGTGTGAAACCAGATTAccaccacaaaaccaaccacctaaaAATAGAACCTGTTCTTTTAAAGCACACACAACAAACCGGTTAGTTTGAGACATTTACACATAGGGAATCGtatattggggatgcaatgcacctaaaCAGTTAAACATTTTGCTAAGATGTTTTGCAACGGCTGCGTGTTTCATCCCAACTTTattgtctctctctctcttttgctttcttaattattttcttttaggGTTATGATAGAATCCTAcatggattgcctacgtatcatggcaccgcatgaatcagatcattacgtagttaaGGGAATAGATACAAAGTAACAAAGTGCAATTTTTCATTTCATTAATAAAGGATATCTCTTTCTTTTGGGTTTTTCATTACAGGGAATTAAAGTACTGACAACAATACAGACTCAAAATAAGCGACAAAACAATTTAAAactctagaaagcagtaaagcacAGACTCAAAAAGTGGTTAATCAAAAGTACATGAGAGCTTCTAGTGGTCTTCTTGGAGCATGTGGGGCATTAGCTGGTTTTTGCACGGGCCTTCGCGCAATGTCTTCTTGAAGACGGTCCAAATCATCCATTACTTAGTGGACGAAAGTCATCATAGAAGCGAAAAACATGGACCTAGTCATGTCTTCACACTCGTGACATTTCATCACGACATAGTCATTTATTTCCTTGTTCCTAGTTCTGATGACTCTTTTCTCTTGAAGCAGACGCCCAATCTGTTGTGCCCGAGCTTCCAACACTTGTGCACTTGTGTTGTTTTGATCCTGTAGTTGTTGCACGCTTTCTTCTAGTTGGCGGATTAGTGCATAACAATGCTCTTTTTCTGTTTTTTGCTGGAGCATCTCATTCCCAAGGGCAaacagcttttcctttagaattgttATTTCTTTGCCATATTTCTGTCTCAAATAGTAGGCCTGTTCTTCTGCTCCCTTAGCTAGTTTTGTTTGAGCATCTAGCAAATCCTTTTCGATTTTTATCAAGTCAGCTGCATAGTCATGGGCCTTCATTCTTAAGTTGTTGATGATCTTTTCATCTCTCTTGCTTCTTACAGGCGTTTCGGTGGCTATCCTCACATTCTGGAGTTGGGCTCGAAGTTCCTCGTTCTTTCGGGTTAACTGTCTATTTTCACCTTCAGCTACCTGTGCCTGCAAATCATTGTCAAATGCGAGGTTTCTCAATTTTTCCTCCAAGGCATGGATAGTGGCTtgctatttcttttctttttctccccAGGCCAACCGTTCTTGGATCTTGTCATCAAAATCTTGAACATGAGGCCTTTTGGCGGGCCTTTCCGGCTCGGGCTATGGTTCCTCATCAATGCAACTCCTTTTCTCGAACCATGCGGCATAGCCCGGATCTACTTCGCCTCTGGCAAGATCGGGTACTTGAGTATCCTCTTTCAAGTATCGGCACTCATTCCAGATTTGTTGAATTAAAGCTTCGGGAAGTGGAGCTTCGGGATGTAGCTCAATAACTTGGACACTCAACTCTTCATCCTCAGGTACTACTTGATATCTTCCCAATTGCCTCAGAACCCTTTGGGGTGCATATGGTTGGACACTTCTTAAGCCCATCAATAGTAAATAATTCCTTGTGGCTGACATATAAATAACTTCCCTCACCGGGAGCCATCCTAAAGTCCACTCAATCTGATTTGCCTTTAAAACTCTCAAGTGGGCGATCCAAGCTTCAACCCCTTCCGGGGAGTTGTAGTATTTCACTCTTTCTTCATAGCTTTCAATGAAGTTACTCTTGCTTGGACCATAGCTCATAAATTTCGGATGATGGCGAAGATGTTCAATTAACCACATTTGTAAAAGAATGTTGCAACCTTTGAAGAATGTCGACCCCACCTTACACTACGTCAGTGCTCAATAGATATCCGCCAATATTAGTGCAGCGAGCGTGTGATCTTCCTTGTCAGTTAAGACTTATGCAATTCTAGCCATATGAATATCAATTGTCCCCTTTTCATTTGGGAAGACCATGACACCCAGAAATGCCATTATGAAGGCAAAACGATGGTGAACTttccaagtatctttgctttgTTTGTTGTTAAAACCTTTTTCATGTGTTTCAAATCCCTCCGGATGCCTATATCGGGAGTATAGGAAGTAGAATGAGCATCAGCCCTCGTTCACACGGTTCTTTCTTATTTGCTTACTGATGTTCATGATATCAAAGAAACGACGCACTGACATGGGACTCGGGAATATGAGTTGTTGATTTCTCAAACCCCGACCAAAACCTATATACCCCGCTATTTCCTCCAAGGTGGGAGTGAGCTCGAAGTTTGAGAAGCGGAAGACATTACGAATAGGATCCCAAAAGGTCACTAAAGCCTTGATTAGATTATTTTGTGGCTTAACTTTCATGATATCGGTGAGAGCACCCAGATGTTCGACTACCCAGTGTCGACCCTCTTTGTCTAAATCATACCACCACATTTGGAGCTGTAGCGGAGCTTGCTCTATGACATTCAATGGTGGATTCTGGACAGTGTTCATTTTGTACCTGTGAATGGTTAGGGTTAGGGTTGATTCTAGTTCGAACGACAGACCAGCGAACTCTTTTGCAAAAACCAATTTTAGATTTTTCAAAAGGAAATCGTTTGAAAGTGGCTATTGGTGCAGCGATGACCAAAATGGTTATCTTTGCAATAATGACCCCTTCctactttcaaataaaattttgaggcCAGGGTAAGGCATTTTATGGGAAAAGTGATGCCTTATTGACGTACATGTTCGTTCGTGGCGAGAATAGCCCTTTGACAATTTAAAGGTATTCTTAGGCTATTCCGGCAAAACGGCGCAGGACTGGGTCGGTTTTATTTTTTTGACCAATGGACATACTTTATTTGGTTGGAAACAAAATTGGGGTCGgcaccgatgaggtttgcctacgtatctcacatccggtgagaatcagaaccacgtagttcggtcagttttgACATAATAGGAAAAATGTGATATTGACTCATTTTTGAAATACAttttctttttctcatttttttttcaaaaattttggcagagtttcgaGGCATTTTCAAATACCAGAATTTTCAGAACCGGGTGAATTTTCTGTCCTACCTCACTCTTGGCTTTTCtattgattttctttccttagccGGTCAACAAACAAACCGAAACAAATAAATGAACACATAGCaggtaagatgcatcaggatggtcttttaatttggggtacacctgtcctatacggatccaacccctgtgttgagtcccctaacTCAAATGCATATGATGCAAACAAActtacctactagggatccgccatgaggctatgttattctaggtttaaatctgGGGAtgtgttctagacctggcttacccgagcggacaacttgAGCCGAGGTAGGAGCGACGTACcaggagcacgaaagtctacctgGCCTAGTGGCTGATCCATACTCGTTCTTATTTGGTACGACCTATAACAGAAAAGCGGGCCACGCGAACGTGTGCACCATTTTTTAGAAGACTTAAAGGGAGGAGTAAGAAGACAgtttaatacagttcaaataatattaaagcggtaaatgagcggcaattagGCCCACAAAATacagtaatatcaacaatcaataaagccaagtaAAAATCATAttaacaagctcgaattcttgaaccccaaaccagagattctgggttcgatccccagcagagtcgccagagctgtcacacctccttttttccgataggataggggataagggagttttttcaattaaagtgacattaatcgaattggaattatttatttaatttcaaagtcgccacttgggatatttatggtgtcccaagtcatcgttttattttaaaatcccaaatcgacgAAATGTGACTCTGTTTTAAAGTTTGCGAAGcatagaagaccgggtaaggaattctgttaacccggaagaaggtgtaaggcactcCCGAATTCTGTGATTTTATCACGGTCGCTTTCAATCATACCTGGCCTAAATAAATTGTTTAATTacatattttagaacctatgtgtgTTTACCTtctaccgcttttaattatggcgTATATGAatttatctttgaaacggatTATATGTGTATAAATCCTCTTTATCATGTCAcgtgtacgtgtacacaattattTGTCTTTATTAATTCAAGATTGTTTGGCCGAAGTTGCACGAATGCATACCTCGATTTAATTTTGGATATCGGGATCACGTCACGCGGACATGTACACAATCACGATAGTAGTTTAAAAGTCAGCGCCTAAAGCATTTCTACGAGTGTTTAATTAATGCGTTTTATTTACTAAGATTGTTTGACCATGGTCACACGAACATGTACCTTGATTTGTTTTTGGCATCATAACCATATCACGCGTGCGTGTACATAATTGTAATGATTAAGTTGATTAAAAATACCTTAAGTTATGCTTATGTctccaagctagaaactacgagaatactatttaaatctaatctctgtggatatgatattatactatactatatttaatTAGCGAGcaaaatttaagtgtgtgttttgcgcgtGACAAATGGTCTATTTATTACTGGATAACTATATAGAAATAAAATATTGGCTTACTTACTATGAAGTCAATTTCATATGTCGCTCGTATCTTAAAATTAATAATCTAACTCTATTAGTCCATACACCTTTTAGAAGATGATGCAGTACTCCCAATATTTTGAGAAGATAGATATCTTTGTTTTTCGTGAGATGTTTGGCactatttgttttaaaaaaattgattCGTGTAGTCAATGTCCAATATACGGGGAGGCTTTAATTAGTAATGAAGTTACTGTATCGCTTAAATTAATCGTCTGtttccaaatatttttttataatatataGACGATGTTAAACTTATGTATATTTAATTGTAACGTTTGATTACTCTGGCCTGACCATTTGTGGACATTGCTAAAAGTTTCTAAGAAAATATTATACCCTAAAAGGTATCTTACATGCATTTATATATTCTAATCATCATAGGAAATCAGAACCAACAGCAGCTTTAAGGTTTTTGTTATCCTTTCATGGCAAACTCATTATCAACAAGAAAAAATGATTCGTCCGTGATACTTCCATTGAAATTATACATAGTGGAACATAACTCAAAGCAAAGTTTGATTTTCAAGGGCTTAATATTCCAAAATTTAATTCTCTAGCAAACGAAAGTGTTGGTTTAGAAAAATCCAGAATCTTCCTAAACCTCGAACAAAACCAAGTAAAATTGGATATGAAGAGGAAGGAAAAGGCTCAAAAATCATATTAAAAACTTTGCGTAAAAGAGAACGTAATCACTTACCTAAAGATCGTTTTGAGATGTTTGCTTGAAAAGACCCGAAAATATCGACTTGGTCACACGAATGCACGAAGATGTGATAATAGTGGGCGACAATTTATAAACATAGCAGCATAAATAGAATTGCCAATACACTCATTAAACTGTCCATGACTATTCCAAATCCCCCAACATTAATCAACCAAAATCAACATCATTGAGTAACCAAACACAT is drawn from Nicotiana tomentosiformis chromosome 12, ASM39032v3, whole genome shotgun sequence and contains these coding sequences:
- the LOC138902512 gene encoding uncharacterized protein, giving the protein MGLRSVQPYAPQRVLRQLGRYQVVPEDEELSVQVIELHPEAPLPEALIQQIWNECRYLKEDTQAQVAEGENRQLTRKNEELRAQLQNVRIATETPVRSKRDEKIINNLRMKAHDYAADLIKIEKDLLDAQTKLAKGAEEQAYYLRQKYGKEITILKEKLFALGNEMLQQKTEKEHCYALIRQLEESVQQLQDQNNTSAQVLEARAQQIGRLLQEKRVIRTRNKEINDYVVMKCHECEDMTRSMFFASMMTFVH